From one Oceanimonas doudoroffii genomic stretch:
- a CDS encoding Fic family protein, giving the protein MYIWQREQWPHFRWDETVLRETLDDLRLMQGRLLGRTETAPAQTDLEVEMDALIQNAIRTSEIEGEHLDVGSVRSSVARQLGLNQAGMAGRTTPESESLVALLLEAIHQPEQPLSREQLCRWQAQLFPAEGILSRILIGELRGEHPMQVVSGRMDNPKVHFEAPPRQGLEQQLDAFIHWFNHPPAGLDPLLRAGIAHLWLITLHPFDDGNGRVTRAVTDRALAQAEARSVRFYSLSAAIMSRRNGYYDHLEHTQKGSLDITPWLAWFLDTLKAALQQALGRVDRVLEKARFWQRHATTLLNERQVKVLNRLLDTVGEEFEDGINARKYQSLAKVSKATATRDLADLVEKGCLYSLPGGGRSSRYGLNL; this is encoded by the coding sequence ATGTACATCTGGCAACGCGAGCAATGGCCTCATTTTCGCTGGGATGAAACTGTTCTCAGAGAGACCCTTGATGACCTACGTCTGATGCAGGGGCGCCTGCTGGGAAGAACCGAGACGGCACCGGCACAGACCGATCTTGAAGTGGAGATGGATGCGCTAATCCAGAATGCCATTCGTACCAGCGAAATTGAAGGAGAGCACCTGGACGTGGGGTCGGTACGATCTTCAGTGGCTCGCCAGCTCGGTTTAAATCAGGCAGGCATGGCCGGCAGAACAACCCCGGAGTCTGAATCTCTGGTTGCCCTGTTGCTGGAAGCCATCCATCAACCTGAGCAGCCATTGTCCCGTGAACAACTTTGCCGCTGGCAAGCACAGCTGTTTCCTGCAGAAGGGATTCTCTCCCGTATTCTGATTGGCGAATTGCGGGGTGAGCACCCGATGCAGGTAGTTTCCGGACGAATGGACAATCCCAAAGTACATTTTGAGGCGCCCCCCCGACAGGGGCTGGAGCAGCAGCTGGACGCCTTTATTCACTGGTTCAATCATCCGCCGGCAGGTCTGGATCCGCTTCTTCGGGCGGGTATTGCTCACTTATGGTTGATCACGCTGCACCCCTTTGATGACGGTAACGGGCGGGTGACACGGGCCGTTACCGACAGGGCGTTGGCGCAGGCCGAGGCCCGCTCCGTACGTTTTTATTCCCTGAGTGCCGCCATTATGTCGCGACGTAACGGTTATTATGATCACCTTGAGCACACCCAGAAGGGCAGTCTCGACATTACACCCTGGCTGGCCTGGTTTCTGGATACGCTGAAAGCGGCACTACAACAAGCGTTGGGGCGTGTTGATCGGGTGCTGGAAAAAGCGCGCTTCTGGCAGCGGCATGCCACCACGCTGCTTAATGAACGGCAGGTCAAGGTGCTTAACCGGCTGCTCGACACCGTGGGCGAAGAGTTTGAAGACGGCATAAACGCGCGTAAATATCAGTCGCTGGCCAAGGTGAGCAAGGCAACGGCGACCCGGGATCTGGCCGATCTGGTAGAGAAAGGGTGTTTGTACAGCCTGCCGGGCGGCGGGCGTAGCAGTCGTTATGGCCTGAACCTGTAA
- a CDS encoding SPFH domain-containing protein, whose product MDVMLIIALVFTVLVLALVIKGLMIVQQSEAVVIERLGSYQKTLSPGINWIIPFVDKPRSIKVRRYQPIDGENVAVVMEETRIDRRETVLDFPGQSVITADNVSVTVNGALYFQVIDPERAVYQTENLIQAIEILAKTSLRSEVGKMELDKLFESRQEINDKLQIVMDEAGNKWGVKVTRVEIQDIMIPAEVEDAMRKQMAAERERRALVLQANGEREAAIARAEGEKRSNILVAEGEKEAAILMADGQRQAIDQVLAAGGDRLDPQMVVGYLLGLEYLKTLPEIGKDGDRIFLPYEASSVLGAVGSIEALLKGKVQ is encoded by the coding sequence ATGGATGTGATGTTGATAATTGCCCTGGTGTTTACCGTGCTGGTACTGGCACTGGTGATAAAGGGCCTGATGATAGTGCAGCAGTCGGAAGCGGTGGTGATTGAGCGTCTGGGCAGCTACCAGAAAACCCTGAGCCCGGGCATCAACTGGATTATTCCCTTTGTCGACAAGCCCCGCTCGATCAAGGTGCGCCGCTACCAGCCCATTGACGGCGAGAATGTGGCGGTAGTGATGGAAGAAACCCGCATCGATCGCCGTGAAACCGTGCTCGACTTTCCCGGCCAGTCGGTGATCACCGCCGACAACGTGAGTGTGACCGTGAACGGCGCGCTGTATTTTCAGGTGATTGACCCGGAGCGGGCCGTGTATCAGACCGAGAACCTGATCCAGGCCATTGAAATTCTGGCCAAGACCTCGCTGCGCTCCGAGGTGGGCAAGATGGAGCTCGACAAGCTGTTTGAATCCCGTCAGGAGATCAACGACAAGCTGCAGATCGTGATGGATGAAGCCGGCAACAAGTGGGGGGTAAAGGTGACCCGGGTCGAGATCCAGGACATCATGATCCCCGCCGAAGTGGAAGACGCCATGCGCAAGCAAATGGCCGCCGAGCGGGAGCGCCGTGCCCTGGTGCTGCAGGCCAACGGTGAGCGGGAAGCCGCCATCGCCCGGGCGGAAGGGGAAAAGCGTTCCAACATTCTGGTGGCGGAAGGCGAAAAGGAAGCCGCCATTCTCATGGCCGACGGCCAGCGCCAGGCCATTGACCAGGTGCTCGCCGCCGGCGGCGACCGGCTCGATCCGCAAATGGTGGTGGGCTACCTGCTCGGCCTGGAATACCTGAAAACCCTGCCCGAGATCGGCAAAGACGGCGATCGCATCTTCCTGCCCTATGAGGCCAGCAGCGTGCTCGGCGCCGTGGGCAGCATAGAGGCCCTGCTCAAGGGCAAGGTGCAGTAA
- a CDS encoding NfeD family protein — protein sequence MLAWHLWLIAALILLLAELLGTGFFAFAMGLAALAAMVAALLEVGATGQWFAFALATAVLAPLLKKVFREFAPSRRQSGLAGESRHQTGTLVRHHTGELRLKLEGDLFMVRSQNGAELKEGEQVEIVRFDGITAIVKRPE from the coding sequence GCCGCCCTAATTCTGTTACTTGCCGAGCTGCTTGGCACCGGTTTCTTCGCCTTTGCCATGGGGCTGGCTGCCCTTGCCGCCATGGTGGCGGCCCTGTTAGAGGTGGGCGCCACCGGCCAGTGGTTTGCCTTTGCCCTGGCCACCGCCGTGCTGGCCCCGCTGCTGAAAAAAGTCTTTCGTGAATTTGCCCCGTCACGCCGGCAAAGTGGCCTGGCCGGGGAAAGCCGTCATCAAACCGGCACCCTGGTGCGCCATCATACCGGTGAGCTGCGCCTGAAGCTGGAAGGGGATCTGTTTATGGTGCGCAGCCAGAACGGTGCCGAGCTGAAAGAAGGCGAGCAGGTCGAGATTGTCCGTTTCGACGGCATTACCGCCATCGTCAAACGGCCGGAATAA